The following nucleotide sequence is from Candidatus Aegiribacteria sp..
CAGAAAGTACATTGATATCAAACTCCTGACCCAGTATTGATGCTACCTGTACAAGAGATCTCAATTTCATGGGAAGACGGTCTATTCGTGCCACAAGTATGGATTTGATTCCGGATGGAACTTCCACTTCTCCCTTGATCAAGTGCCATGCGCCGTTCTTGAATGTGATCATTCCCGAATTTTTCAGATATATGCAGAACTGATCTATATAGAATGGATTTCCCTCTGTTCTATCCAGTATGAATCTCGTCAGCTCCGGTCCGGATTCCGCATTGAATCTGGCTGCAATGATAGATATTGATGCCCTTTCATCTATCGGGTTAAGATCGATTGATTCAGCGTTCATGAAAGCTTCTATTCCTGTTTCCGGTCTTGATCCATCATCCATGTATCTGCTTGAAACCATAATAGCAACAGGATTGTGTTTTATATCTCTTATTAGAATTTGAAGCAGTCTTTTTGAATCGTTGTCCATCCAATGTACATCCTCAATGAGGATTATCAGAGGCTTGAGTGTAGAGAGAGATCTGAGGAAGGTCCCGATTGCTATGGCAATATTCTCGAATCTCTGTCCGGGTTCTATCCTCTCAAAAACAGAATTCTTCCAGAAGTGCCCGAGTAATGAACCGATAATAGATATTGATCGCCGCAGTTCTTCAGCAAGGGTTTTACTTTCGGAAGGGAGTGAATCTGATTCAAGCTCCAGGGCAAGAGATTCCATTATTTCTTCGAAGAGTATTTTATTGATATCTGTTGTATTTGAATCGCTCTGCTGGAAGTAATTCCTGAGAAAATACTCGAATGGATTCAAGCTGATCTTCAGAATATCATCACATTTCAGTACAACGGTCTGACAGAATGCTGCAGGAGATTGAACTGCTTCAAAGAGCAGTCGGGATTTTCCAATTCCCGCCTCGCCATAGACTGAAGTAATTCCTGCGAAAGCTCCCTGTCTCAATGGAGAGATTCGATTGATGATATAATTCAGTTCCGCAGACCGACCGACCATTTCTCCTTCATGAATGCGGTTGATTCCATTGCTCTGGCAGTACAGAAGCTTCCGGGCTATCGTTTTATCAGTTTTTCCCCTCAGAATCAAACTGGTGCTGCCGCTCCAGGCATATTCACTGCCAGTTTTTTCACATGTTTCTTCTGTGACAAGTATTTCGCCCCAGTCTGCTCTGAATAGAAGCCTTGCTGCTGTATTGATTACATCTCCGTATACCGTATAGGTGCATCTTTTGGAGTTTCCTGTCATGCCGGCATATACTGTTCCTGAGTCAATTCCGGCTCGAATACTGCTGCTGAACCGGCCTCTAATCAAGTCGGTTGCGAAACCGCATGCCCGGGCAGAATTATTTTCCCATGAGACCGGTGCTCCGAACAGAACAAGGATAACCGGATAATCAGATGTGAGATGCAGACCGCATACATGACCACCATAAAAAGAAGATGCTTCCAGAATATTTTCCACAAAGTGATTCAGGTTGTCGTATTTCCCTGTTCTGAGTGAAAGGAAGACAGGAGTTATTTCTCGGAATTCTCCGGTTAGTCTGCTTGAAATGATAAGATCCGGAGCAAATCTTGAAGCGACTATTCTCTTAATTCTCTGCAAATTCTGCGAGCTGGTCCCTGTCCTGTCAGGGGGAAGATGCTTGAGATCCAGAACGCTTTCACATCCTGCAGATTTGAAGAAACTGGCGTCAATCAGCAGTTGTCCCGCGTTTCCAGCCTTCGATAAATTGGATGCCCTTGATATTGCGTCACCTCTTATATAGTGAATCAGTCTTTCTCTTCCGGCTATTCCCCACTCAACAGGACCATGCGCCAGAACAAACGAGGCGTGTACTTCCCAGGTGCCGAATTTCGTTTGTCGGTAAAGATTCTGCCTGAAGTAATTCATCAAAGATACTGCTGCGTTGTAAGCAGCTGCTGGAGGATCTTCCGGAAATACAGCAATAATGGAATCACCTTCAAATTGTGCTATTAGACCACCTCGACCGTAGATTTCGTGTATTGACCTTGACAGAATTCTACCAAGAATCTGAGAGAGAATTTCAGCTCCGGCTTTTCCGTGTTCCATAAGTTGCTCTGTCATTGATGTAAAACCGGAAATATCAAGAAGCAGTATGCAGTTGCTGCAGGAACACGATCGCTTCCCGCTGAGCAGAAGCTTCTGAACAGGACGAGGAATCAAGTTAAGCAGTTTATTCTCCCTGGTCCTGGGTATTTGAATTCATGTTACCTTTGACATGCTGGTAGAGGAGGTTCCAGAATAGAGATCGTGTCAGTAATACAGCTGTAAAGATACGCCCATGCTTCAGGATGAGAATCACATAGAATAATGAGAGATTGAATCTCTTGACTGTCCGGCTTTAATGCATGAAGACTGTCAACGGTGGGCAGCATCCAGTGTCGAGCCAGAATTCCTGACCATTCACGTAGTTCCACCAGATCATGTTCGGGGATAGATGTATACGAATCAGGCTCATCACAGGCTGTTATAATCAGAATTAATACTGCCAGATATAGTCCTGTTGCGTGCGATACTTTCATATTACTCCTGTTCGATTGGGCACCCTTGCAGTATAGTCGAACAGTAATAATTCGGACAGTATGCAGGAGGTTCTATGAGAAAAGTAGTATTGCTTCTATTATTTATTGTATCTATTTGTATGGCTACAGCATATGGTCGAAACAAAGTACAGTCCGGAGAGCAGGACTGGTGGGAGATTCGGGCAAGACATTTTACTATCTACTTTCCTCAGGGTGGAGAGGTTCCGGCTGAAACTCTTCTTGTGCATACGGAAAGAGTTTTACTTGAACTTTCTGAACGATTTAACTATTTACCTGAGAATAAGATACCAATTATTCTATACTTATCTCCCGGAGATTTTCGTCAGACGAATATCAATCCCTACGAAATTCCACAGGGGGTAGGCGGGTTTACCGAGTTCTTCAAAGGGCGTGTAGTAATACCATTTAATGGATTCTGGTCTGAATTCCGTCATGTGATTGCTCATGAACTGAACCATGCATTCATCTTTGATATGATTTACAGGCGTTCCCTTCGGGAGATAATCATGGCCAGAACACCTTTATGGTTGATGGAAGGACTTGCTGAATTCACATCATCAGGTTGGGACGGTGCAACGGAAGCAGAATTCAGGGATATGGTTATCAATAACCAGATAGTTTCCATTGAAGAGCTGTCAAAAAGGACAGACTACATCGTTTATAGACAGGGTCAGGCAATCTATCACTTCATGTTTGAGCGATATGGAGAGGAAGTATTCCTGGATTTCGTTTTCAACATCAGGAATTCAGAAGGGCTTGAAGGTGCGGTTTTTGCTGCTATGGGAATGTCACTTGCCCAGTTCAATGAAAGATTTCAGGAGTGGGCTCGCGAAACCTACCTGTCCGAACTTGCCTGTTGTGAAAGCCCTGATGACATTGGTAACCCGATTCGCAGAAACGGAGATAGAATAGTACAGAATGGTTCTGTTGTTTCGTCCGATGGCGGATTGATTGCGGGAGTTGAGTGGCATCATGCTGATCTTGCAGTAGCAGTCAGATCAACTCTAACTGGTGAGCTTGAGAGCAGGCCTTTCGTTTCCGGTGGATATTCTGATGTTAGGGTGTCTCCCATGTACCGGGTATGCAGCTTTTCTCCAACTGCAGACTCGATTGCAATTGCGGTGCAGTACATCTCCGGAGATCGGATCATCGTATGCTTTGATGAAGAGCAGGTACAGCTTCCTTTCGAAATGGATCTTATTCGCGATCCTGTGTGGTCACCATGCGGGGCATTCATTGCTTTTGCCGGTATGTATGATGGAGAACTCGATATCTATGTCTGGAACCTTTCTGAGCACTCCCTGAGTCAGATATCTCATGATTACGTTGGTGAGCGGGATCTATCCTGGAACGGAGATGAAATTCTCTGTGCTGCTGAAGTTGATCCGGAAACAACCATGATACACGGCCATAGTCTTGATGGGTCTCAAAGAACAATATTTATTGATTCCTCCGAGATCAGATATCCGATCTCTGTTCCGGATGGCATACTGTTCATGTCGGACATGAATGGCTATCCCGACCTCTACCTTCTTCATGAATCCTCAGGTGAGGTTGACCGCCTTACAGCGCTGTACAGAACAATCGATTCTCCGAGCTGGGCGAATTCCAATGAGATCCTGACATTCGTGTCAAGCGACTGGAACGGGAACGGCGTGTTTCTGGCATACGATATTCTCGAAAGAAGGGTAATCTTCAGTGAACCGGGATCAATTGCGGTATCATATGGAATAACGGAAAACACAGATACTTCTGAAGATGTGTCTATCCACATTGAGGAAGCCGGAAATTCCGAGAGTGTTACCACACCGGACTCATCGGAAAGAGAAGAAACCCGAGTAGAAGTGATAAGCATTGGTATTGAAGATCAATTGGAAATACCAGATGTATCAGTCGAACCCGCTGAGGGTGAATTCGAATGCAGCATTACCCCTTACTCTCCAAGGATATCGGTGGATTACGCCAGCGCTTTAGCGGCGTATGACTCATACCTCGGACTTGCTGGATACACTCAGGTAATACTAAGCGACATACTTGCCCATCACCAGATTATCATCAACATGAATATGAACGGAGGCAGTCTCAGTGAAATTGATGCTGCTGTCTATTACGGTTACCTTAAACACAGGATGGATCTGGGCTTTGGTCTCTTCCGCGAATCCAATCGTTATCTTTTCCGCTTTTCTGATGGACGCGAAGAGGGAGTCAGGGATGTTGATTTCGGTGGATTTGGAGCTGCCAGTTATCCATTCAGCCCTTCTGTCA
It contains:
- a CDS encoding tetratricopeptide repeat protein, which encodes MIPRPVQKLLLSGKRSCSCSNCILLLDISGFTSMTEQLMEHGKAGAEILSQILGRILSRSIHEIYGRGGLIAQFEGDSIIAVFPEDPPAAAYNAAVSLMNYFRQNLYRQTKFGTWEVHASFVLAHGPVEWGIAGRERLIHYIRGDAISRASNLSKAGNAGQLLIDASFFKSAGCESVLDLKHLPPDRTGTSSQNLQRIKRIVASRFAPDLIISSRLTGEFREITPVFLSLRTGKYDNLNHFVENILEASSFYGGHVCGLHLTSDYPVILVLFGAPVSWENNSARACGFATDLIRGRFSSSIRAGIDSGTVYAGMTGNSKRCTYTVYGDVINTAARLLFRADWGEILVTEETCEKTGSEYAWSGSTSLILRGKTDKTIARKLLYCQSNGINRIHEGEMVGRSAELNYIINRISPLRQGAFAGITSVYGEAGIGKSRLLFEAVQSPAAFCQTVVLKCDDILKISLNPFEYFLRNYFQQSDSNTTDINKILFEEIMESLALELESDSLPSESKTLAEELRRSISIIGSLLGHFWKNSVFERIEPGQRFENIAIAIGTFLRSLSTLKPLIILIEDVHWMDNDSKRLLQILIRDIKHNPVAIMVSSRYMDDGSRPETGIEAFMNAESIDLNPIDERASISIIAARFNAESGPELTRFILDRTEGNPFYIDQFCIYLKNSGMITFKNGAWHLIKGEVEVPSGIKSILVARIDRLPMKLRSLVQVASILGQEFDINVLSEVSGETTVNSLLRNGIVEQLWSKISETEYSFNHALYRDAAYGMLLEKERRKYHRKAAETLIRLNIDDTEQVAGKIAFHMDNSGQNSKALDWGWKALIIADRNCRLYECLDWANKLQEQLFADTESAAGNELLQDVLFKKNSALSNLGRHTEQKENIELLKKLCREKNWENRRIDLLVIQADYYSSIGKIDDAFAISEQGLAAAEKAGDKKCKAMLLSNTGILHRRAGNIDEAEKCYRHALEAFREADDKRLEGETLVNLAILLRQQGLKSEAEMYYKQALTIHREVGNRRAEGYVLTGLGHLSEDDEKALFWFKNALQINREVGDRKAIAIALGNIGQIESNRQNYSTATDNLNMALKIFMEIDNQPLQAGTLHIFGEMYILQGKLRKADKCLRDSLEIARQTGRKRLETQVTVLLGIVSALKGETEKALKSYSVAYDLIVKHRFSKEIDEDFSRLRSLLLKADIIEDALPWPDHWDLQEFKEE